A window from Planococcus maritimus encodes these proteins:
- a CDS encoding undecaprenyl-diphosphate phosphatase: protein MEQLWLTIKFLLLGLFQGLTEPIPISSSGHLLIAQYFLDVEIEGSNSTFALLVNSASLLAVLIIYREDIKRLVINGLKFFKEKTPETRRDFMFVVYLVVATIPAGIIGVLFQDTIDSYLSTIVTVGVTLVITGLALWLIRNMRGQRKDGNMTMKDALIIGSAQAVALIPGISRSGATIVAAMARGINQETALRFSFLLFIPVSFGGAVLSITDIVNDDNLSTMAIPYIMAFVGSLVASYFSLKWFMNIMAKGQLKYFAIYCFIVGPLVVLAWFLLN, encoded by the coding sequence ATGGAACAATTATGGCTTACCATTAAATTTTTGCTGCTCGGGCTATTTCAAGGACTCACCGAACCCATCCCGATTTCATCAAGCGGTCATTTGCTGATTGCTCAGTATTTTCTCGATGTGGAAATCGAAGGCAGCAACTCGACTTTTGCGTTGCTCGTCAACAGCGCTTCCTTGCTCGCCGTCTTGATCATTTACCGCGAGGACATTAAACGCTTGGTCATCAACGGCTTGAAGTTTTTCAAAGAAAAAACGCCGGAAACGCGGCGTGATTTTATGTTTGTCGTTTATTTGGTTGTCGCAACCATTCCGGCGGGCATCATCGGTGTGTTATTTCAGGATACGATTGATTCGTACTTGTCGACGATCGTCACGGTCGGCGTCACCTTGGTTATCACCGGTCTCGCCCTTTGGCTGATCCGCAATATGCGCGGCCAACGGAAAGACGGCAATATGACGATGAAAGATGCCTTGATCATCGGTAGCGCACAAGCTGTTGCGTTGATCCCTGGCATTAGCCGCAGCGGCGCTACAATCGTTGCTGCTATGGCCCGTGGCATCAACCAAGAAACTGCGCTGCGCTTTTCATTTCTTTTGTTCATCCCGGTCAGTTTTGGCGGAGCAGTGCTAAGCATCACGGATATTGTCAACGACGATAATTTGTCGACGATGGCCATCCCTTACATTATGGCCTTTGTCGGCTCGCTCGTTGCTTCGTACTTCTCGCTGAAATGGTTCATGAACATCATGGCGAAAGGCCAGCTGAAGTATTTTGCGATCTACTGCTTTATCGTCGGCCCGCTCGTCGTGCTTGCCTGGTTCTTATTGAACTAA
- a CDS encoding VOC family protein: protein MNFHQKPVSYVESLTLKVLDLPGMSRFYAEVLGFETIEETGRETILGVNGEAILTLQYAPEFKAKARRFAGLYHFAVLLPNRKELGKILLHLHEQKIPVGSSDHQVSEALYLSDPEGNGIEIYRDREPDEWQWRGDQVHMTVDPLDVQEVVQASNDEKWSGMPAGTVLGHIHLHVSDLQAAHDFYTGAIGFGAVANLGNQALFVSDGDYHHHIGLNIWNGIGIPALPDQTAGLAHYVIRVADELAQQAMRERLETYGAEVQMDGEVLKTADPSGNRIRILTA from the coding sequence ATGAATTTTCATCAAAAGCCTGTAAGTTATGTAGAGAGCTTAACCTTGAAAGTATTAGATTTACCGGGAATGAGCCGTTTTTACGCAGAGGTATTAGGATTCGAAACGATTGAAGAAACAGGCCGTGAAACCATTCTCGGCGTAAACGGGGAAGCAATCTTGACTCTCCAATATGCACCGGAGTTCAAGGCAAAAGCAAGGCGTTTTGCGGGACTGTATCATTTTGCGGTGCTACTGCCTAACCGAAAAGAACTCGGCAAAATATTGCTGCATCTCCATGAGCAGAAAATTCCAGTCGGTTCTTCGGATCATCAAGTGAGCGAAGCTTTGTATCTGTCGGATCCTGAAGGCAATGGCATCGAAATCTACCGCGACCGCGAACCCGATGAATGGCAATGGCGCGGAGACCAAGTGCATATGACGGTTGATCCACTCGATGTACAGGAAGTTGTACAAGCTTCAAATGACGAGAAGTGGAGCGGCATGCCGGCGGGTACGGTGCTGGGGCATATCCATCTTCATGTCTCAGACCTGCAAGCTGCGCACGACTTTTATACCGGCGCGATCGGCTTCGGTGCAGTCGCGAACCTCGGCAATCAAGCATTATTTGTCTCGGACGGTGATTACCATCACCATATTGGCTTGAATATTTGGAACGGCATAGGCATTCCTGCTTTGCCGGATCAAACGGCCGGGCTCGCGCATTATGTTATCCGTGTCGCAGATGAGCTAGCGCAACAAGCTATGCGCGAACGTCTGGAAACTTACGGCGCTGAGGTTCAAATGGATGGCGAAGTATTGAAAACGGCTGACCCATCCGGCAACCGTATCCGCATTTTAACTGCATAA
- a CDS encoding DUF368 domain-containing protein, with amino-acid sequence MEWKNIYRGILMGISDLIPGVSGGTIAFILGIYDRLLESISGFFSREWKKQLGFLVPLGIGIVITLLLFSRFIEFLLENHYEATQFFFMGLILGVLPYIMKQAEVKKNFTARHLVILLVIGAALASMAFIQTDENIAPITELSLPTFFLLFFSGWLASMAMLLPGISGSFILLLIGVYSTAINALSTLNLPIVLTIGAGVMVGFVVSSKVISYLLEHFTYVTYAAIIGLILGSLFVVFPGFAADPTTLVTSLITFVVGLVFTLWFSSPKKTDITSEQNVEA; translated from the coding sequence ATGGAATGGAAAAATATATACCGTGGTATTTTAATGGGCATCAGTGATTTAATCCCGGGTGTCAGCGGAGGAACGATTGCCTTTATCTTAGGCATTTACGACCGTTTGCTTGAGTCGATTAGCGGATTTTTCAGCCGGGAGTGGAAAAAACAGCTAGGCTTTCTCGTGCCACTTGGCATCGGAATTGTCATTACGCTGTTATTGTTTAGCCGCTTTATCGAATTTTTATTGGAAAATCATTACGAAGCGACGCAATTTTTCTTCATGGGGCTAATACTCGGGGTCTTGCCGTATATCATGAAGCAAGCGGAAGTGAAGAAGAATTTTACGGCGCGCCATTTGGTCATTTTGCTGGTAATTGGGGCAGCGCTCGCTTCTATGGCGTTTATCCAGACGGATGAAAACATCGCACCGATTACGGAGTTGAGCTTGCCGACGTTCTTCCTGCTGTTTTTCTCGGGTTGGCTCGCGAGCATGGCGATGTTATTGCCGGGCATCAGTGGATCGTTTATCTTGTTGTTGATCGGGGTGTATTCGACCGCCATCAACGCCTTGTCGACACTGAACTTGCCGATTGTTTTGACAATCGGGGCAGGTGTCATGGTTGGATTTGTCGTCTCAAGTAAAGTAATCAGCTATTTGCTGGAGCATTTTACGTATGTGACATATGCCGCGATTATCGGCTTGATCCTTGGATCGCTGTTCGTTGTATTCCCTGGGTTTGCGGCCGACCCGACGACTTTGGTGACCAGCCTGATCACGTTCGTAGTGGGCCTCGTGTTTACCTTATGGTTCAGTTCGCCAAAGAAAACCGACATTACTAGCGAACAAAATGTAGAAGCATAA
- a CDS encoding MarR family winged helix-turn-helix transcriptional regulator: MDMRIKEAVELFQEVLFYGTERVIRSVDNPLWEEFSPEQMQSLKLIGKEGQITSARLAVLQGVHKSAVSNRTKKLLQKELIQVVQTADRREKLLELTAAGRAVLEESDKILAEYVENLMSEHVDDQEIEQFLKIFRKLSAIMKTDGV; this comes from the coding sequence ATGGATATGCGCATTAAAGAAGCAGTTGAATTGTTTCAGGAAGTCTTATTTTACGGGACGGAGCGGGTCATCCGTTCGGTGGACAATCCGTTATGGGAAGAGTTTTCCCCGGAGCAGATGCAGTCGCTGAAATTGATCGGCAAAGAAGGCCAAATCACATCAGCCAGACTAGCGGTGCTGCAAGGCGTCCATAAAAGCGCCGTCTCGAACCGCACGAAAAAACTATTGCAAAAAGAGTTGATCCAAGTGGTTCAGACCGCAGACCGGCGGGAAAAGTTGCTGGAATTGACTGCTGCCGGAAGGGCGGTATTAGAAGAGTCGGATAAGATACTCGCAGAATATGTAGAAAACTTGATGTCCGAACACGTGGACGATCAAGAGATTGAACAATTCCTGAAGATTTTCAGGAAACTTAGCGCAATCATGAAAACGGATGGAGTGTAA
- a CDS encoding CAP domain-containing protein, which produces MHVRKLFGLLLLLLLLFFTRPVWEGPAEKYVDLSFLDSVDEMIGNVTADADVSKALDEAKYFTTRISHQLQTMVTESSATLPEAVAKPELSDTDSMVAVHNVTLGMSKEQAQQKLGLPLRLMENEYGTVWHSYHQDYQNYVLLSYDDNGEVNGMFTNQDLISSTEGFSMDSTKAQVRDLFGTPLTSLQKGRVQYILDSRDEYDLFETADSYTTVFYDIHEGDTVTAVQVIDKELEEQRGEIYAEPSPEVKEGYEFLLFELTNSARIQRGLPLLKWDSETMETARDHSQEMAEERYFSHTNPAGQSPFDRMKEDGITFFIAGENLAYGQYSAIFAHEGLMNSMGHRENIVKPDFGYLGVGVAFNSDKQPYFTANFFNR; this is translated from the coding sequence ATGCATGTGCGGAAATTGTTTGGCCTCCTGTTGCTCCTGCTATTGTTATTTTTCACCCGCCCGGTATGGGAAGGGCCTGCCGAAAAATATGTCGACCTGAGCTTTTTGGACTCGGTGGATGAAATGATCGGAAATGTAACAGCTGATGCAGATGTTTCCAAAGCGCTCGATGAAGCCAAATATTTCACGACGCGCATCAGCCATCAGCTGCAGACCATGGTGACGGAATCTTCGGCCACCCTGCCCGAAGCGGTCGCGAAGCCAGAGCTTTCTGATACGGATTCTATGGTGGCGGTGCACAATGTCACGCTTGGGATGAGCAAGGAACAAGCCCAGCAAAAGCTCGGCTTGCCGCTGCGATTGATGGAAAATGAATACGGGACTGTTTGGCATAGCTATCATCAGGATTATCAGAACTACGTATTGTTGTCTTACGATGACAATGGAGAAGTCAATGGCATGTTCACCAACCAGGATCTCATTTCGTCTACTGAAGGCTTTTCAATGGATTCGACCAAAGCACAAGTGCGCGACTTGTTCGGGACACCTTTGACCAGTCTGCAAAAAGGGCGTGTGCAGTATATTCTCGATTCGCGTGATGAATATGATTTATTTGAAACAGCGGATTCTTATACAACCGTTTTCTATGATATTCACGAAGGAGACACGGTCACGGCTGTCCAGGTCATCGACAAAGAGTTGGAAGAACAGCGCGGCGAAATCTACGCAGAGCCTTCCCCGGAAGTGAAGGAAGGCTATGAGTTTTTACTGTTTGAATTAACCAATTCTGCGAGAATTCAACGCGGCTTGCCCTTATTGAAATGGGATAGCGAAACGATGGAAACAGCTCGCGATCACAGCCAGGAAATGGCGGAGGAGCGTTATTTCAGCCATACGAATCCGGCTGGCCAATCTCCTTTTGACCGCATGAAAGAAGATGGCATTACGTTCTTTATCGCCGGTGAAAACTTAGCCTACGGGCAGTATAGCGCTATCTTTGCCCACGAAGGACTCATGAATTCCATGGGCCACCGGGAAAACATCGTTAAGCCGGATTTTGGTTACCTCGGTGTTGGTGTCGCATTCAACTCAGACAAACAGCCATATTTTACGGCAAACTTTTTCAATCGATAA
- a CDS encoding NAD(P)H-dependent flavin oxidoreductase gives MISLKTDICGLLGIDYPIIQAGMAGGPTTAELVAEVSAAGGLGTLGAAYLTPDKLRQDIEDIRQKTDKPFAVNLFATVPRDDFSRLDEVTQALQPIYQELAIDQPSVKYRSPDYEEELFRICLEMNVPIISTAFGSLAPGHMESAKAQGIKVITMATTVGEALSAEEAGADAIVAQGSEAGGHRGSFSFDRHPMGAQVGLMALLPQIADAVEVPVIAAGGIVDGRGLVASLALGAQAVQIGTRFVAAKESGAHKAYKQAIFDSDEESTVVTKSFSGRPARGIRNRFIELFESSGTKPLPFPSHNTVTKEIRGASATAGNPEFMSLWAGQATRGLAQEESAAEIVSSIMEQARAFIR, from the coding sequence ATGATTTCATTGAAAACTGATATTTGTGGATTGCTCGGAATCGACTACCCGATTATCCAAGCAGGAATGGCAGGCGGCCCGACCACTGCCGAATTGGTCGCAGAAGTTTCCGCAGCGGGTGGTTTGGGAACGCTCGGCGCAGCTTATCTGACTCCCGACAAGCTGAGGCAAGACATTGAGGACATACGCCAAAAAACGGATAAGCCTTTTGCCGTTAATTTATTTGCAACCGTCCCGCGAGATGACTTTTCGCGCCTTGATGAAGTGACACAAGCGTTGCAGCCAATCTATCAGGAGCTTGCCATTGATCAGCCATCTGTTAAATATCGCTCTCCTGATTACGAGGAGGAACTGTTTCGCATTTGCCTTGAAATGAACGTTCCGATCATCAGCACGGCGTTCGGTTCCTTGGCGCCTGGTCATATGGAGTCGGCCAAAGCGCAGGGTATCAAAGTCATTACGATGGCAACGACTGTCGGCGAAGCCTTGTCAGCCGAGGAGGCGGGAGCTGATGCCATCGTGGCTCAAGGCAGTGAAGCGGGAGGCCACCGCGGCAGCTTTTCGTTTGATCGCCATCCGATGGGGGCGCAGGTCGGCTTAATGGCGCTGCTTCCGCAAATCGCAGATGCCGTAGAGGTGCCGGTAATCGCAGCTGGCGGAATCGTGGACGGGCGGGGGCTGGTGGCGTCGCTCGCACTCGGCGCGCAAGCTGTTCAAATCGGGACGCGTTTTGTCGCAGCGAAAGAGTCGGGTGCACACAAAGCTTACAAACAAGCGATCTTTGACAGCGACGAGGAGAGCACCGTCGTAACGAAAAGTTTTTCGGGGCGCCCGGCGCGTGGCATCCGCAACCGATTCATCGAACTATTCGAATCATCGGGAACCAAACCACTGCCATTTCCGTCCCACAATACAGTTACGAAAGAAATCCGGGGAGCGTCAGCAACAGCAGGCAATCCGGAATTTATGTCATTATGGGCAGGACAGGCGACAAGGGGGCTTGCGCAGGAAGAAAGCGCAGCGGAAATCGTCTCTTCCATAATGGAACAAGCCCGTGCCTTCATCCGGTGA
- a CDS encoding AI-2E family transporter, translating to MTNKLWFQAGVGIILTLVIIRLFIEVQGIFDPLFIIAGTIFVPLLLGGVLFYLTRPLLYFLENRKFPKWAAILTIILLIVLAFYLLFAMVGPEVTKQVNSLVDNAPGIINDVEEYAQYLLAQRDRLPDSLEEQINDMSGQIGDRIGDIGGWIVSFLTSFISGVITLVLVPFFLIYLLIDHRKFVPFISGFFSGQRKLWVIKTLKDIDHTLRSYIQGQLFVSFLVGLMLLIGYLIIGLDYALLLALIGMATNVIPFLGPYIAVIPAILIALVQDPIMAVYVAIIMLVAQQIESNFITPNVMGNALDVHPLTVITLILAAGNIAGIWGIILAIPFYAVVKTIIKNIYARRQEIRSTATREV from the coding sequence GTGACAAATAAATTATGGTTCCAGGCAGGCGTCGGCATTATCCTGACGCTAGTCATTATTCGCCTGTTTATCGAAGTTCAGGGGATTTTCGACCCGCTGTTCATTATTGCCGGAACGATTTTCGTGCCTTTACTTCTCGGGGGTGTCTTGTTCTATTTGACGCGTCCGCTGCTGTATTTTTTGGAGAACCGCAAATTCCCGAAATGGGCTGCCATCTTAACTATCATTCTTTTGATTGTTCTGGCCTTTTATCTATTATTTGCAATGGTTGGGCCGGAGGTGACAAAACAAGTCAACTCACTTGTCGACAATGCTCCAGGAATTATCAATGACGTAGAAGAATACGCGCAGTATTTGCTAGCTCAACGCGACCGCTTGCCGGATTCTTTGGAAGAGCAAATCAATGATATGAGCGGCCAAATCGGTGACCGCATCGGTGATATTGGCGGCTGGATCGTGTCGTTCCTTACAAGCTTTATCTCAGGCGTCATCACGCTCGTACTTGTACCATTCTTCTTGATTTACCTATTGATCGACCACCGCAAATTCGTGCCGTTCATTTCTGGCTTCTTCAGCGGTCAGCGCAAGCTTTGGGTGATCAAGACATTGAAAGACATTGACCACACCTTGCGTTCGTATATCCAAGGGCAGTTGTTTGTCAGCTTTTTAGTTGGACTGATGCTGTTGATTGGCTATTTAATCATTGGTCTCGACTATGCTTTATTATTGGCGTTGATCGGAATGGCGACAAATGTTATCCCATTCCTCGGGCCATACATTGCCGTCATTCCGGCGATACTGATCGCCTTGGTGCAGGATCCGATCATGGCAGTGTATGTCGCCATCATCATGCTGGTCGCCCAACAGATTGAAAGCAATTTCATCACGCCGAACGTCATGGGCAACGCACTCGATGTCCACCCGTTGACCGTCATTACCCTGATTCTCGCAGCCGGGAACATCGCGGGCATTTGGGGAATCATCTTGGCGATTCCGTTCTACGCGGTCGTGAAAACAATTATCAAAAATATTTATGCAAGGCGGCAAGAAATCCGTTCGACCGCCACAAGAGAAGTATAA
- a CDS encoding GNAT family N-acetyltransferase: MNIRRLEAREELPLDLLLEADPSEQLVRRYCADGYCFVVEKQGTVIGVFVLIALDSATAEIKNIVLAEPERGKGLGKRLVLVALEEARKLGFTAVEIGTGNSSLAQLALYQKCGFRMKTIDRDFFTRHYEEPIFENGLECRDMVRLDYRL, from the coding sequence ATGAACATCCGACGACTGGAAGCGCGTGAGGAATTGCCGCTTGACCTGTTGCTAGAAGCGGATCCGTCTGAGCAACTAGTCCGCCGTTATTGTGCGGACGGCTATTGCTTTGTCGTCGAAAAGCAGGGAACTGTCATCGGCGTGTTTGTCTTGATTGCGCTCGATTCGGCCACTGCTGAAATCAAAAACATCGTCCTTGCTGAGCCGGAGCGTGGTAAAGGCCTTGGCAAACGCCTGGTGCTAGTGGCGCTTGAGGAAGCGAGAAAACTCGGATTTACGGCTGTCGAGATCGGCACTGGGAATTCCAGTTTGGCGCAATTGGCACTGTATCAAAAATGCGGATTCCGTATGAAAACGATTGATCGTGATTTTTTCACCCGCCATTACGAAGAGCCGATTTTTGAAAACGGTCTTGAATGCCGAGACATGGTTCGTCTCGATTATCGGTTGTGA
- a CDS encoding MMPL family transporter: MQTILKLKWPIMIGLIVLTAALFLAAPNLTEQAEEAGSFQLSEQADSQRAATILESADVSGQTISLVIELDSALDETSEQQIADMRAEIEALGDPVSTVLDPFENEELEAQLVAEDRQTVLLPVSIEGTDEEAAALADDIRETIVPEDLTVYLTGEAIINQDVNTSAQEGLKKTEIITVILIFGLLLAVFRSFITPIIPLVAVGLSYLLSQSLVAFFIDWFGFPVSNYTQIFLVAILFGLGTDYCILLLSRYKEELTEGKEVQEAILNTYRTAGKTLFISGFSGFIAFAAIGFAEFPIFKSAVAVAVGIAILLVVLFTVMPFFMAVLKDKLFWPSKGSASHKDSKLWIWIGKLSVNRPLWSMLLVAVITIPLLFSYNNDLSFNTVDEISSDYESVKGLNAIEDAFGAGNTMPVQVVIKGEESLTAEETLPYLDALAQDMEKVEGVDMVRAITRPTGSVIDEFFVDHQLGLIAEGLVEANTGIGEVQSGLGDIETNLEAISEQAGGEGLREAAAGLSQVNGQLEQISGGLQQSGNIEQTVGALAQVNAGLSEIEQGLNGAAGQYDELASGLGELAQGVGASADGLSEITEGLTEIADTLTGISDSEAVRGTGIYLPEGTLEQEEFEPLLEQFAFADGEGMLMEVVLEEDPYSPEAIDIVANLKEAAERSINGTPLEDVDIAYGGVPSINSDLKDISESDFTRTVSIMLASLFVVLAVLLRSFIMPLFMIGSLLLTYYSSIAITELIFVGWLGYDGITWAVPFFGFVMLVSLGIDYSIFLLDRYREEALTAEDFSKAMHRSMAKMGTVIITAAILLAGTFGAMLPSGVLSLMQIATIVITGLLLYGLIVLPLLVPAITVSFAGGAWWPFGLKKKK; encoded by the coding sequence ATGCAGACGATATTGAAATTGAAATGGCCGATCATGATCGGGCTGATTGTATTGACGGCGGCTTTGTTTTTAGCGGCGCCGAACTTAACGGAACAAGCGGAAGAAGCGGGCTCGTTCCAATTGTCCGAACAAGCGGATTCCCAACGGGCGGCAACGATCCTGGAATCGGCTGATGTCTCAGGGCAGACCATTTCCTTAGTGATCGAACTGGATTCAGCGCTCGATGAAACAAGCGAGCAGCAGATCGCGGATATGAGGGCGGAAATCGAAGCGCTCGGCGATCCAGTGTCCACGGTATTGGATCCGTTTGAAAATGAAGAACTGGAAGCCCAATTGGTCGCGGAAGATCGCCAGACGGTCTTGCTGCCGGTTTCGATCGAAGGGACGGACGAAGAAGCGGCAGCACTCGCCGATGACATTCGGGAAACGATCGTGCCAGAAGATTTAACGGTCTACTTGACGGGTGAGGCAATCATCAACCAAGACGTCAACACCAGTGCCCAGGAAGGCCTAAAGAAAACGGAGATCATCACGGTGATTTTGATTTTCGGATTGCTGTTGGCGGTATTCCGCTCTTTCATCACGCCAATCATTCCGCTTGTAGCTGTAGGACTCAGCTATTTATTGAGCCAGTCGCTCGTGGCATTTTTCATCGATTGGTTCGGCTTTCCGGTGTCGAATTATACACAGATTTTCTTAGTAGCGATTCTGTTCGGCCTCGGGACCGATTATTGCATCTTGCTGCTCAGCCGATACAAAGAAGAGCTGACAGAAGGCAAAGAAGTGCAAGAAGCGATTTTGAACACGTACCGGACAGCAGGGAAAACCTTATTCATTAGCGGATTCTCTGGCTTTATCGCATTTGCGGCGATCGGCTTTGCGGAATTCCCGATTTTCAAATCGGCCGTCGCCGTCGCAGTCGGCATCGCGATATTACTGGTCGTGTTGTTTACCGTCATGCCATTCTTTATGGCGGTACTGAAAGACAAATTGTTTTGGCCAAGCAAGGGTTCGGCTTCCCATAAAGATAGCAAATTGTGGATTTGGATCGGCAAATTGTCCGTCAACCGTCCACTTTGGTCGATGCTGTTGGTGGCAGTGATCACAATTCCTTTGCTGTTCTCCTATAATAACGACCTGTCGTTCAATACAGTGGATGAAATCAGTTCGGATTACGAATCAGTAAAAGGCCTCAACGCCATTGAAGACGCATTCGGAGCAGGCAATACGATGCCGGTACAAGTCGTCATCAAAGGCGAAGAAAGCTTGACGGCAGAAGAAACCCTTCCGTATCTCGATGCTTTGGCGCAAGATATGGAAAAAGTAGAAGGCGTCGACATGGTCCGCGCCATCACGCGCCCTACTGGTTCAGTCATCGATGAATTTTTCGTCGACCATCAGCTGGGTCTCATCGCAGAAGGGCTTGTGGAAGCGAACACCGGTATCGGCGAAGTCCAGTCGGGCCTTGGTGACATCGAAACCAATCTAGAAGCAATCAGCGAACAAGCAGGTGGCGAAGGTCTTCGCGAAGCAGCTGCAGGCCTTTCGCAAGTGAATGGCCAGCTAGAACAAATCTCAGGCGGGCTCCAGCAAAGTGGCAATATCGAGCAAACCGTTGGGGCACTCGCGCAAGTGAATGCTGGGTTATCAGAAATCGAACAAGGACTGAACGGCGCTGCCGGCCAGTATGATGAATTGGCAAGTGGTCTCGGTGAGCTTGCTCAAGGTGTGGGCGCTTCAGCGGATGGCCTTTCGGAAATCACTGAAGGCCTGACGGAAATTGCCGACACGCTCACGGGCATCAGCGACAGCGAAGCGGTGCGTGGCACAGGCATCTATCTGCCTGAAGGCACGTTAGAACAAGAAGAGTTCGAACCGCTGCTCGAGCAGTTTGCGTTTGCAGACGGTGAAGGCATGTTAATGGAAGTCGTGCTCGAAGAAGATCCGTATTCACCGGAAGCGATCGACATTGTCGCGAATTTGAAAGAAGCAGCCGAGAGAAGCATCAATGGTACGCCTCTTGAAGACGTAGATATCGCTTACGGTGGGGTGCCAAGCATCAATAGCGATTTGAAGGATATCTCAGAGAGTGACTTTACGCGGACGGTCAGCATTATGCTTGCCAGCCTGTTTGTGGTCTTGGCGGTACTGCTGCGTTCGTTTATCATGCCGCTATTTATGATTGGCTCGCTGTTATTGACTTACTATAGTTCGATTGCGATCACTGAGTTGATTTTCGTCGGATGGCTTGGCTATGACGGCATCACATGGGCCGTTCCATTCTTCGGCTTTGTCATGCTCGTCTCACTCGGCATCGATTACTCGATCTTCCTGCTCGACCGCTACCGGGAAGAGGCCTTGACGGCTGAAGACTTCTCGAAAGCAATGCACCGGTCGATGGCGAAAATGGGGACGGTCATCATCACGGCCGCCATTTTGCTCGCCGGAACGTTCGGCGCTATGCTTCCATCGGGCGTATTGAGCCTGATGCAGATAGCAACAATCGTCATCACGGGCTTGCTGCTTTACGGCTTAATTGTCTTGCCCCTGCTTGTACCGGCCATTACCGTTTCATTTGCGGGCGGCGCTTGGTGGCCATTCGGATTGAAAAAGAAAAAATAA
- a CDS encoding winged helix-turn-helix transcriptional regulator produces MKSSEICPRFEAAISLLGQRWTGLIIHQLMDDPKRFGQLTEEIGISGRLLSERLKNLEGDGLVERTVYPETPVRIEYSLTEKGASLQPVMKEIERWSQNWIEPAETAESTS; encoded by the coding sequence ATGAAAAGCTCGGAAATTTGCCCACGGTTTGAAGCAGCTATCTCCTTATTAGGACAACGCTGGACAGGGTTAATCATCCACCAATTGATGGATGATCCCAAGCGCTTCGGCCAATTAACTGAAGAAATCGGAATCAGTGGCCGCCTCCTTTCTGAACGGCTGAAAAACCTAGAAGGAGACGGGTTGGTCGAACGTACCGTCTATCCCGAGACTCCCGTCCGGATCGAATATTCCCTGACTGAAAAAGGCGCCTCGCTGCAGCCGGTCATGAAGGAAATCGAGCGCTGGTCCCAAAATTGGATAGAACCTGCAGAGACGGCGGAAAGCACTTCGTGA